The following DNA comes from Epinephelus moara isolate mb chromosome 2, YSFRI_EMoa_1.0, whole genome shotgun sequence.
cggaaaagaTGCGTGCagagctgaactgaactgtaccgggCTGCTTAGTGGAAACGGGTTTTAGACCCAAGTCTTCTGCCATGTTGACTAGTTTGCATAGTTTCCACCCATTTAACAGCGAGCAAAGAGGCTTTTGTTTATGATTTAGTTCCTGAGTTTAGTTTCTAGGGTTCCTTAGTTCCTGGAACTATTCAGGAGATAGGTTAGGTTAGGTATATGGGGTTATACAGACAATTTTGCCATTTGAGTCTTAAAAATAGTGCAACTAAAAATGTTTGTCCTGAAAACTGCGctacagagaagtgaaagaCTGTCCCAACCCTGCGGCCGGAAGAATGTTATATTGAATTCTGGTGCACCACAGGTTACATTCAGTGATAGCATTTTAGAGAACTAggaagaaatgttttttatgttatgtatttTAACAATACTGACATCAGTGTCTGAGCTGCAGACATGCTACATGCCTATCCACCTGGATATCCACATGCCCTCACAACATTAGGCTGCATTCACACTAAATCAGGCAAAAAAACATAGTGGCCTGAACAGAATTAACTTTTGGAAAAATACAACCCAATTAAAAAATATCTAAGAAGGCACTACTGAGTTGACTGACACACCTCTTCAATAATTTTCTTTCAAGACCATCAGGACCAGGgcttttcctctcttttattttttatacattATGCTGTGGTGACCAGTCACGTACCCAGCAATCAGACTGGACAATGCCAGCAGTCCACAGGAACAAGTCAGTTTTCAGCAACGTTGAAAAATTATAGCGAGTGAAATAAAGTACGTATTAACAGCTCGTATCCAAGGAGAGCACTTGCTTTGTTTATGAGAACACGCCTTTTATGGTAGTAAAGATACTACAGTTACAATAACCAAAAGGAATTCTACAAATCTTTAAAGCCAACATAAACAAACTTACTGAAGACAAGTACTCAGTCCCTGAGATGGGGAGATTTCCTTTCTATAGTTGGTCttcaccctccacctccccacaACTGGGCTATTCAAGTGACACTCCCACACCGCTGCACCACCCTACAGCTGATCACCACAATGcctgatttggtgtgaatgcagtcTTACCCCTGCTACATAAAGGTCACACTGCCTCTTACACTTTGTGTGCCAGTAATTGTCAGGATGTTACACTCTGGactgaaatattaataataattaataattaattaatattagaCAAATTGACTAGCTTTTGGCAGAGGTGGGACCAGTCATTATTTttcaagtcacaagtaagtctgaACTCCTGAGTCAAATCCCAAATCAAGACAGGCAAATCCCAAATCATGTCCTAAATAAAGACtgacaagtcctgagtcaagtcctaaactttgagtttcaagtctttAATAGTCAAAATGCATGCTTCACCAAATGTTATACCTCTTTAACAATAGAGTAATGatatatttgcaaaaatcatgaatgttttttttttaaatgtctttaaagtTACAACTTTGCTGAAACAAGTGTGACTTCACTTAATCATTAAGAAAATAGTGCCGACTTTGCACTTTCACATCATTAACCAGTACCACTGCAGAATAAATTTTGTATATTTCTGTCCAGTCTTGTTGTATAATATAAATGTTGTAAAATACTTCACAAAGTACTTTATGTCGTATGTGATATTGCCAACCATCACCAACCTGTAATGAGTTTgtaacaccacagaaaaatgtgtaaacCACCCAGCCCAATTTGAATGATTGAAAAAAATTGCATGGTATATAAAATTAGATttcaaaattgtgaaaaaaatgggcagtattctctgctctgagaTGCTGGGGATGTGTCCACTGAAAAGCCATAATGAAACAATGGACACTAATTAGAAGCTAACCCAATAGCACAAAGCATACACAAACCCCGAGCtgaaaaaaaagctgcagtgcAGTGAAAGACTCTTGTTAGCAGTTAACGAAACGACCGACACTTGTTGGAAGCTAAGCCAGAGGCACAGTCATATACACAACCCCCGAGCCGAAGTATGAGTCACTGCGCAGCAACAGACTCTTGTTAGCAGCTAAGCCACTAGCACAGACAATCTATGATTGCACAGCACATGCCCTATGAACTAGGAGGAACAAGAGCTGCTGTGCAGCTATAGCCTCTTGTAAAGCAGCTAACAACAGCTAATGTTAGAAAAAgcccacagcagtgagcagcaaTTGCCGGCAGGCTGGGTAGCTGATTTGGCCAGAGAGAATGAAAGGTACATTAGTGATGGCTGTTAAGCTTGTGTTTATATGGCTGAGGcatttaacagagatgtttattcatgtatttattagactAAATGAGCTCAGAGAGCTCACGGGACATAGCAAACTTCCCGCTCACACACAGTGGGCGAACAGAACGACACTAGTGCAATGCGCCCTAAGACAACGTTTGTAGTAATGTAGTATTTATATAATAGGGGAAGGGTTATGTTATGGGTGGCTTTAGTGCATCACTGAACAGGCTTTTAGACCCGCCCAAAAAGCTCTGGACACAGAAGTGGTAAAAAACagttaaactgtcaaactccACAGTGTAGCACTGGCAGTGCCCAGTCTTCATGCTTTTAGCATGTATTTTCTAACAGTTATCATGTGTTCACTGACTTTGACTTTAACaaactttttaatctttgggcccTTTAGAAAAGTATTAATTactttcaagtcaaaaggcttcagtccaagtgaagtcaccaGTCACTGGTGTTTTAGTCCAAGTCGGggtgcaagtcttttttgattttgtcaagttgagtctaaagtcatcagatTTATGACTCGAGTCcaactcaagtccaagtcatgtgatcTTTAGTTCACACCTCTGGCTTTTAGTCCTTAAGGGGCAAAATTTTGCAGGGGGACAATTCAGTggattcaattattttttttacccccaGGAGCATACCACGTCTAACTAACATATCTCCATTTTTCTCTTCACTCTGTTGCAGAAACTTATTCTGGGTGTACTTGCCATCATCTGTCGTTATTTACTGTAAACTAAGTTGAGCAATGTTTTAGGGAAGGGAACATATaatcaaatcaatcaatttcacaataagtttttcaaatgaattaaaaaaaattctttagATAAAATCGGTGCAAACTGAAATTGATGAGCCTCAGGTTTTATGAATGGCACTCTTAAAAGAATGACTAACATTACTATTGTAGTCAGTATGCCTCTGTTTgatctcttttttcattttaatctcCCGCTCACTGTTGGTCATTCTATCTGTATTTCCAGAGTTCATTGCTTTGGCACAGTAGAGATTTAAGTCTGATCAATGGCACTGCACAAGTGAACACAGAAGAGGAGGGACGAGGAGATGAAAGAGGAGGAAATCAGTGTCACAGGGTTTCTCCTTTTACTTGCTCATTGTTATTGAGCCCTGGCGAGGGTTTGCTCTTCATGCCCTCAGTGCCCCCTCGGGACGTCTCCTGGAAGAAGAGGTGAGGCATCCACACTGACATGATGATCCGCTTGTACTCCCTCCGGAAGTTCTGGTTAAGCAGGCCATAGATGATGGCATTAAGGCAACTGTTGAAGTAAGCCATGAAGTAGCTGACCACAAAGAGCCACTCCGGGATGTGAGGCGCCACTGCTTCAGGGTTGACAGCAACAGCGAGCCCGATGAAGTTGAGTGGTGCCCAACAAATAGCAAACAGCACGAACACCACAAACATGGTGATAAAGTTCCTAAGGTCGCTGGGCTTGATGCGAGGGCGGACCTCTGACTTTACCTTCCGCCTTACCTGGATGACCAGGATCCAGATACGCAGGTAGCAGAAGGTGACCACAGCAATGGGCACAAAGAAATGGATGACCACTACAGTGATGGTGTAGGACGTGCTGACTGTTTGTGCAAATGTGCATGAGTAGATGCGTGCGTCGTACTGGAGCGAACCAACAAAAAAGTTGGGCACAATGGCCACAAGGGTCAGCAGCCAGATGAGTGCCACCAGCAGCAGCGTGTTGCGGTAGCTGTACAGCTTGTCGTAGCTGAAGCTGTGGCAGATGTAACAGTAACGGTTGATGGCGATGCCTGTTATGTTGAAGATAGAGCCAATGACACTCAACCCCATCAGGAAGCCACtcacctgagagagagagagagagagagagagagagagagagagagagagagagagagagagagagagagagagagagagagagggataaTTTGTTGTACCAATTAGTGTGAGCATTCACATTTGTTatccaaatatttattatttcatttttaatttcttcctaTTTCactattaatctttttttttttattcacccCAGGAATGATGGTGAGGatataccttaaaatgactcaaagttgaCATGGTACTATAATAATATactacgtgggatatgtacaaatttgggtgcattgcttttcctgggaaaacacagaaaaacagcttGGCATCTCCTAGGGAAAGTCTGTGGTTCtgtgacctatccaccaccccaacctgcctctttaCAAGACCACTCAAGAccacttccttgtttactcccgtcagcacatttgtcatgtgatcgcagccttccaaaatacatgggttatgcaCAGATTACTGGTTCATGATTACATGAATCTGAATTCAGATTAGATCAGTTAATCCAGTTTTAGTTTTGATCTGGATCAAATCTTAGTATATGTtattcaaataataataataatcccaATTTTGACCCCACAATCGGGATTGTCCTGATCTCAGCAGAAGGGCGGATTCCAAGATCTTACGGTTGTTGCtgcacaaacatttttaatggagaaaaataataagagaaaagaatactgggaaaaaaaacaacaaggctTCAGCAGTGAGTCCTGCTGCTTGGACAcctaataaatatatatagtatTATTACGAACTCCATTACTCAGGCACTCAGGCAGTGCCAATGTCATGTTGGAGGAGAAGATCAATAAGAAGATGGCAGTGAAGACTGCCGAACACAAAAATGGTAATGGACTGCACttatatagtgcttttctaCCTTAATGGACACAGTGCTTTTGTCATCAAATCATCCCCAGCATTTCCAAGTGATTATATTGTCGCAAAGACAACCAAATCACCTCCTGTTTTCTGCAGAGGCTACCAACCACCAGTTTTCACACTTACTTTGGTTGTTCCACCATCCACCATTTCCActaactgcaaagaacttacactagccctttttacacagagaccATGCTATAGGGTTGCTACGAAGTCCcttttttatgcctcctttgcatttttacacagagccaAACAATGGTGAACAATGGTGGCATCAGTCTGCTTCACTGtctgattttagacagcatgctggcactGCAGAAACAAAAGAGCCGAGACGGGCGTGACATATAACAAAACAGCGTCAGTCTCTAGTGTGAGgataaggagctcctggacctcattgttttccaaatttgaggacatttttgagTTCTTTGAGTTAagtgctaactgctatcagctgttttttaaatctccaacctgctggctgtcccatttatacagatattgttttggtgctgttactacctccaatgctggcttaaaggtgagacaactctgtccccccattctgcgATTCTATCTTTATACAGCGCTGCAAGGTGGAATAACAGTgtgaaattcccaccttgaagatTAAGtataaggccctgatcacacagaaagcgttttgcagATTGCAAAATGCGAGGTACAacgcactgcctttttttttttcctaaatggaatgctgctgtaaaaaaaatgcttgctgggccttaaattgttgccaggcaaccaacTCATCACCTTCTTACCCTTATCTAACCCTCCTGTATAGTCaatatatttaagcaatatcacacgagagggagtgatgctGTACTGtaatatcgtcacggctgtgattcggtcgtaggcacgaggccgcaggccacagccgtgacgatatcacagtacaacatcacaagctcgagtgtgatattgcttttatacaacagttcaacagttaaataagcaaggctgattaagaaatgttgaaaaatgaggacaaaatagataatttaagcattttatttgtcttccgccaacaaaaatagttccctcaggactccgctgtcaccgttgctatgtaacgcagacatggtgcgccaggcacttactctttatacacatttatctgcacgtttccattaattgtgcagccggtgaaataagtctctggtgactgcatggtggactgtcgcttcacaggcacagccgactctgccttctgatctgacagtatgttgcttttctccaagtcattgagctccgctgatgaaacactgacaaacctggatgtgtgctcagatggattcagcttctcctctccctcatcttcgtCTGacgaccattcatagttcaattcaaaacttattttaggaaataaatgcatatttttggctgtttgacagtggatgaattaattagcctacaacgcaactgctgacctaactgacactaactgTCAGTTTTGACTTGATTGTTCATTgtaatcagctgtgaggcggagtgatacatacacagtgaaataaccgtgatgttgtactccaatatcatcacggttttactgtctctcgaccaatcagattgcagggccggaactaactgttgtataatgttTAATTAGTCTAGCACTACCTACTTATGTTCACAGTAAATAgtagctagttcctaaaatggagAGACAGTGGGTACTTGCTCTAGCTcaggttgagggtgagaggctgtcagtaaatagtttatTGTAAACTTGTTGATGAtcaccacagaaggcctgcctctcaaatcGTCCAATTGgacaatgaagaaaaaaaagaattgcaGATGTGGCACACTTTTTCGCTCTGagatgaagtttttttttaacttgatgaATTCAGAGCGCTCCAGCCAAAATTCCAGGCACCTAGAGCGCAGAGCATAGCAACGCAGAAACAGCGAGCataaagcttcattctcattaaaaacgatgacaaaaagctgcctccagctgctaaaacactttctgtgtgatcagggttTAAAAGGGGTTATTCATACTCTTTGGTAATTGGAAATAGCtaccagggaaaacaaaagcgcAGTCCCCTTACTGGTTTGGCTGCGCAATGGTTAACACACTTCCTTTGTGTAGTAAGTCAAACCTTCATTTTCCCAGGATATGGTACCCactggcagacagaattgcacaGTGAAAGTAAGGCTTTTAGGGGACCAATCTAAAAGCAGAAGGTGTCATTGTTCTATAGCTATCATgatgtgcaatcaacatttacttcatactgataagttaaagcaaaaaactggtgtgtttccactttaattttaattttatgaaGCAATGTTTCAGTCTGTCTAGCTCAGCCTCATGTCTCGTCTCATCTCCCTCTGTATGAAAGGTATCCTGGAGGCTATGTAGCTCAGGTCCTTTCTGTTATGGCCTGAAGTTACGTGACGTCTTCCCGGGTGCATATTCATCATATATGGCTTACTGTATATGTTTGCAATCTATCTACCTAATACTGATATTTCCTCAGATTGTTATTTGTGTCTGTTCTGTACACATGACATGTATCGCCTGTTGGTCTGTCCTGAAAGATGTACCCCTCCTcggttgctcttcctgaggtctcttcctgttttttcctgtttaagTTTTCCTTAATCTGAATCAAGGGCAGAGGTTGTGGTAAAATACGCAGATTGTACTTTGTGGCAAATTAGTGATTTGTGACTTTAGAGTACATAAATAGAGTTCACCTGACTTGAGCTGAACTGCAGAAATAAGATTAAGGTTGTTCAACATCCTTTAacttaaagaataaaaaatattctttaaaacCAAGACAGCATTGGATATACAGTAACAGCTCACCTTGCACTGGGTTTCACCGAGTGACCAGCCATCATGGAAGATGGCGTACAACACCATAGGGTAGGGGTAGAATGCAACCACCAAGTCAGCGAAGGCTAGGCTCACCACAAAGACATTTCCTGTAAAGGACAGAAGGACAGGAGACAGAGTCATGTGAGGCTGTGATTGAAACTGTAACAACCTTAAGTATAGCAGCAGCAAGTCCATGGATATGCATGGCCACGCCTCACACCTGGCAGGCTTCCTAACAATGTCGATCAATCACACTAACACAGGCAGctagaaagaaaacactgagctCAGGACAGTGCAAGTGTATTCACACACTCATGTCCTTTCACAGAATCACACTTCATTACAGCTTCCTACTTCTGTCACCCAAACTAAGGAAATTCTACCTATATCCTCACTGTTTTTCAGTCTTGGATGCCACAGTGAGTGGACCGGTACCAAGTTATAGCACAGTCACTGACAATAACTGATACAACATGATTACACATAAAGGtaacagaacaaaagaaacCCACAGCCATAATATATAAACCACCCTGGCCGCATGCCTAGATCATCATGTTATATGTTTATCTATCATGTATGATTTCCACGTCTCTTCAGGCAATGATTGATCTATTTCTTGTTTTAACACCATAAAGAAGATTCTTCAATAACAACATACCAACTTACGAG
Coding sequences within:
- the LOC126397504 gene encoding melatonin receptor type 1B-B-like; the encoded protein is MDMQGDDSLLKNRTVHGPEPSQGAARPAWAITALASVLIFTTVVDILGNLLVIVSVLRNRKLRNAGNVFVVSLAFADLVVAFYPYPMVLYAIFHDGWSLGETQCKVSGFLMGLSVIGSIFNITGIAINRYCYICHSFSYDKLYSYRNTLLLVALIWLLTLVAIVPNFFVGSLQYDARIYSCTFAQTVSTSYTITVVVIHFFVPIAVVTFCYLRIWILVIQVRRKVKSEVRPRIKPSDLRNFITMFVVFVLFAICWAPLNFIGLAVAVNPEAVAPHIPEWLFVVSYFMAYFNSCLNAIIYGLLNQNFRREYKRIIMSVWMPHLFFQETSRGGTEGMKSKPSPGLNNNEQVKGETL